The following proteins come from a genomic window of bacterium:
- a CDS encoding NADH-quinone oxidoreductase subunit N, producing the protein MEIIIPDTNMMAILPQIILCIGACLVLLLGVFAHGMRKWIGYISFFTCMLALISVFMSWDMNITAFSGMITINYFTNAFSAIILMSSALICLVTRDDVDEHKIGEFFSIALMSTMGMLVMASSLNLMVIFLGLEIMSIGLYVMISLNRARIRSLEAGMKYFLLGAFSSGFFLYGISLTYGATGSFDLARIAQYLQTNNLLGDPLMMAGLGLLLIGFGFKVALVPFHMWSPDVYQGSPAPITAFIATGPKAAAFAAFARVFIDTFGGLHLDWSNVLFWICILSMVGGNLMALIQTDIKRMLAFSSISHAGYIIMAIIAGPVLMTSDPTAAPASIIYYVMVYALTNITAFTIIHVFESREGKNLKVDDFAGFGFRYPLLAVSMSISMLSMAGFPLTGGFIGKFQVFSAAVDAGYVVLTIIAVITTVISVYYYLGVMVKMYFSDAEQELEDIYVSKSTWATILITSTGLILLGVIPSILADVVKGLFHLIL; encoded by the coding sequence GTGGAAATAATTATACCCGATACAAACATGATGGCAATATTGCCTCAGATCATACTGTGCATCGGCGCGTGTCTCGTTCTGCTGCTCGGCGTTTTTGCGCATGGTATGAGAAAATGGATAGGTTACATATCTTTTTTTACATGTATGCTGGCCCTGATCAGCGTATTCATGTCCTGGGACATGAATATTACGGCATTCAGCGGAATGATCACTATTAATTATTTTACAAACGCATTCTCCGCAATCATTCTAATGAGTTCCGCGCTGATCTGCCTCGTCACCCGTGACGATGTGGATGAACATAAGATCGGCGAATTCTTCTCGATAGCGTTGATGTCCACCATGGGTATGCTGGTCATGGCTTCAAGCCTCAATCTCATGGTGATTTTTCTCGGTCTGGAGATCATGTCCATAGGACTCTACGTCATGATCAGTTTGAATCGCGCACGCATTCGATCGCTCGAGGCCGGAATGAAATACTTCCTGCTCGGGGCATTTTCATCTGGATTTTTTCTATATGGAATTTCTCTGACATACGGCGCCACCGGCAGTTTTGATCTTGCGCGGATAGCGCAATATTTGCAGACCAACAATTTACTCGGCGATCCGCTTATGATGGCCGGTTTAGGTTTGCTCCTGATCGGATTCGGATTTAAAGTTGCGCTGGTTCCTTTTCACATGTGGTCGCCCGATGTATATCAGGGATCTCCCGCGCCGATCACGGCTTTCATCGCCACCGGCCCAAAAGCCGCGGCCTTTGCAGCATTCGCACGGGTTTTCATAGATACGTTCGGCGGGTTGCATTTGGATTGGTCCAATGTGCTTTTCTGGATTTGTATTCTGAGTATGGTTGGCGGAAATCTTATGGCGTTAATCCAAACCGATATTAAACGTATGCTTGCGTTTTCAAGTATTTCGCATGCCGGGTATATTATCATGGCGATCATCGCAGGGCCTGTACTAATGACAAGCGATCCAACCGCGGCGCCGGCATCCATTATCTATTATGTGATGGTTTATGCTCTGACCAATATCACTGCGTTTACGATCATCCATGTTTTCGAAAGCCGTGAGGGTAAGAATCTCAAAGTAGACGACTTTGCCGGCTTTGGATTTCGTTATCCGCTATTAGCCGTCAGCATGTCCATCTCTATGTTGTCCATGGCAGGATTTCCGTTGACCGGCGGCTTCATCGGAAAATTCCAGGTTTTTTCAGCAGCCGTAGATGCGGGGTATGTGGTGCTGACGATCATCGCCGTTATCACGACGGTCATTTCGGTGTATTACTATCTCGGCGTTATGGTTAAGATGTATTTCAGCGATGCGGAGCAGGAACTGGAAGATATTTATGTTTCAAAAAGTACCTGGGCAACCATCCTTATAACGAGTACAGGATTGATTTTACTGGGAGTAATTCCTTCTATTCTCGCTGATGTTGTTAAAGGATTATTCCATCTTATTTTATAA
- a CDS encoding D-alanine--D-alanine ligase: MNVAVILGGTSSERNVSLASGTAIAKALKQSGHDVILLDPAFGKNQKLQPFTQVGVTPPEQTELDRLPAEQGKALFDLVEIILSKKIDIVFNALHGGIGENGIIQSIFEAAKINYTGSGVMASALAMNKVTSKYIFQSCDVPTPPFLFFKKSTEWTIVRKAIVSAFQFPIVIKPNEEGSTVGLSIVKDEEALGAAWDKAIHYGHVLVEKYIAGRELTVAVLGDQALPVIEIIPEGGFYDYEHKYTKGKTSYVCPADVTKAISENAKSFAVKAFEGLGCKAYARVDFRLSENNELYCLEVNTLPGMTETSLVPKAARANGMEFEELIQNIVTFSLTKN; the protein is encoded by the coding sequence ATGAACGTCGCAGTAATTTTAGGCGGGACATCCAGCGAGCGCAATGTTTCTCTTGCCTCTGGAACGGCAATCGCCAAGGCGTTGAAACAGAGCGGCCATGATGTCATTCTTCTCGATCCTGCTTTTGGAAAAAACCAGAAGCTTCAACCTTTCACGCAAGTTGGCGTGACGCCGCCGGAACAAACAGAACTGGATCGTCTTCCGGCAGAGCAAGGGAAAGCGCTATTTGATCTTGTTGAAATTATTTTATCCAAGAAAATCGATATTGTATTCAATGCCTTGCACGGCGGCATTGGGGAGAACGGGATTATCCAATCAATATTTGAAGCGGCGAAGATCAATTATACCGGATCCGGCGTGATGGCGAGCGCATTGGCGATGAATAAAGTCACATCTAAATATATATTTCAATCATGCGACGTACCGACACCGCCGTTTTTATTTTTTAAAAAAAGTACGGAGTGGACAATAGTTCGCAAGGCCATCGTCTCGGCATTTCAATTTCCGATCGTTATAAAACCTAACGAGGAAGGCTCGACCGTTGGCTTGAGTATTGTGAAAGATGAAGAAGCCTTGGGCGCGGCGTGGGACAAAGCGATACATTACGGGCATGTATTGGTCGAAAAATATATAGCCGGTCGCGAACTGACCGTTGCAGTTCTCGGCGATCAGGCTTTGCCGGTAATTGAAATCATTCCTGAAGGCGGATTTTATGATTACGAACATAAATATACCAAAGGCAAAACCAGCTATGTTTGTCCTGCGGATGTTACAAAGGCCATTTCTGAAAACGCAAAGAGTTTTGCCGTGAAGGCTTTTGAAGGATTGGGATGTAAAGCGTACGCCAGAGTCGATTTTCGATTGAGCGAGAATAACGAACTATACTGTCTTGAAGTCAATACCTTGCCGGGCATGACCGAGACCAGCCTCGTGCCTAAAGCGGCCAGGGCGAATGGGATGGAGTTTGAAGAATTAATACAAAACATTGTCACATTTTCATTAACCAAAAATTAG
- a CDS encoding DUF3592 domain-containing protein, with the protein MNVNIVIISFVTVLAVIVSVITKRINIEWALKAWVKLVFVFMAGIGAAIIIMESRGIDQFLEMREWPTVEAKITSSRVEGRRAFHPEIIYEYTVSGETYTGTTDMGVPGFGTKANRLNVASTNVVHNPVGKIITVHYDPQNPSFSQLRIVPTYTAFILLSVASMLFGTGLWGVFSAFIKKKQKIGY; encoded by the coding sequence TTGAATGTAAATATTGTCATTATATCCTTCGTTACGGTTCTTGCTGTGATCGTATCTGTCATCACAAAAAGAATTAATATCGAATGGGCGCTAAAGGCGTGGGTCAAATTGGTTTTTGTTTTCATGGCAGGGATTGGAGCCGCAATCATCATTATGGAAAGCCGCGGCATTGATCAATTTCTCGAGATGAGAGAATGGCCGACCGTCGAAGCAAAAATAACTTCGTCGCGGGTCGAAGGACGAAGAGCATTTCATCCGGAAATTATTTATGAATATACGGTCAGCGGTGAAACATATACCGGAACAACCGATATGGGCGTCCCGGGATTTGGAACTAAAGCCAACCGACTAAACGTTGCGTCAACGAATGTTGTTCACAATCCCGTAGGCAAAATAATTACCGTACATTACGATCCGCAAAACCCCTCTTTCTCGCAATTACGAATTGTTCCGACCTATACGGCGTTCATTTTATTATCAGTTGCTTCGATGTTATTCGGCACGGGTTTGTGGGGAGTATTTTCTGCTTTTATAAAGAAAAAGCAGAAAATAGGTTATTGA